A part of Bacillus rossius redtenbacheri isolate Brsri chromosome 1, Brsri_v3, whole genome shotgun sequence genomic DNA contains:
- the LOC134528413 gene encoding dnaJ homolog subfamily C member 9, whose protein sequence is MSLLELCEKYFGSKDLYDVLGISKSASAKEVRKAYHRMSLRVHPDRVDEAQKAEATEKFKVLGKLHSILSDKEKRRLYDDTGDLSECDETRDWSEYWTIIFQKITIEDINNYEKKYKGSEEERSDLKRAYLNGKGDMDFIYEAVPFSSTDEEPRLRGILQELIDAGEVPAYRVFTHEPARKKERRKRKMEKEAREAAEMSRDLGLGERDTDLQAMIQTRHSQRAAEMDSFLDALAAKYAAPKGKAAPRGKVTPDKRGRRSK, encoded by the exons ATGTCGTTACTTGAGttatgtgaaaaatattttggtagTAAAGATTTATATGATGTACTTGGAATCTCAAAAAGTGCGAGTGCGAAGGAAG TGCGGAAGGCGTACCACAGGATGTCCCTGCGGGTGCACCCGGACCGGGTGGACGAGGCCCAGAAGGCGGAGGCCACAGAGAAGTTCAAGGTGCTGGGCAAGCTGCACTCCATCCTCAGCGACAAGGAGAAGAGGAGACTGTACGACGACACGG GAGATTTGTCGGAGTGTGACGAGACGCGGGACTGGAGCGAGTATTGGACCATCATCTTCCAGAAGATCACGATAGAAGACATCAACAACTACGAGAAGAAGTACAaag GCTCGGAGGAGGAGCGGAGCGACCTGAAGAGGGCGTACCTGAACGGCAAGGGAGACATGGACTTCATCTACGAGGCGGTGCCGTTCTCCAGCACGGACGAGGAGCCGCGGCTGCGCGGCATCCTGCAAGAGCTGATCGACGCCGGCGAGGTGCCCGCGTACAGGGTGTTCACCCACGAGCCCGCCCGGAAGAAGGAGCGGCGCAAGAGGAAG ATGGAGAAGGAAGCGCGCGAGGCGGCGGAGATGTCACGCGACCTGGGGCTCGGCGAGCGAGACACGGACCTGCAGGCGATGATCCAGACGAGGCACTCGCAGCGCGCGGCCGAGATGGACTCCTTCCTGGACGCGCTCGCTGCCAAGTACGCCGCGCCCAAGGGCAAGGCCGCGCCCAGAGGCAAGGTGACGCCCGACAAGCGGGGCAGGAGGAGCAAGTAG